CCATTCTATAATTTAGGAAGATTTGATATTGTTCTTTGTAGAAATGTAGCAATATATTTTACTCCTGAAAATAGGAAAAAACTTTATGAAAAAATTGCAAAGGTAATTGAGCCAGAAGGGTATCTCATAATTGGATCAACAGAAACCATGATAAATAATAACATGTTTGAACCAAAAAAATATTTAAATTCTGTATTTTATGCCTTAAGAGGTAATATATAAGTTTTTAAGGCTGCAATAAGAACTTTTTAATTAAATAATAAGGTTTTTATAAACAATGGTTACAATTAATTCGGATAATTTTATGGCTGAACTTGTTTTTTGTATAAAGCAGTCCGATGTTGTGAAAACAAAGGCTCTTATTCAATATTTTGCCCACACAGATATTAAAACCCAAAGAAGAGCTTTATATGAGCTTAGTAAGGCTCCTGATAAATTCGCATACCCTGTTCTTGCCTATCTTTTAGAAACGAAAAGTTCTTATGACGAAATAGATGACAAGATATACAGTCTTTTATTTCAAATATCATACAATAATAGGGAACAGCTTATAAGCTACATAAAAAGCAAAGATAACAGAAGAAAAAAAGTATTTATAAAAATAGCAGGAGAACTTGAATTAGTTGATGCTGTACCTGAACTTATAGAAGTTCTCAGAACAGAAAAAGATGCAGATATAATTCTTGTCGCAATATCAGCCCTTAACGTAATTGGAGTAAAAGAGTCAATAGCTCCTATAGCTGAATATTTATATTCTAATCATCATGATTTAAGACAGGCTTCAATATCAGCTTTATCAAATATAGGCGGTGATTTAGCTGTAAAATATTTATCAGATGCTATAAAAGGCGATGATGAAAAAGATGCTTTACTTATTTATGCTATCGCCGGTATAAACACAGACAGCGCTATAAAAATTTTAAGTCATCTTGTAGGTCATACTTCTGTATCAGTAAGAAATTTAGCAATAGATAATCTTATAAAAATAGGAGCAAAATCAATTCCGATAATTATTGAAAATCTAAAATCAAAAAATGTTGATTTAATTATCAGTTCTTTAAATATTCTTGGAAGAATAGGCGATAAAGCAGCTATAACACCTATTCAAATGCTTATTCATGAACAACCTGAAAATGCAAATATTAGATTTACAGCTTATGAAGCTTTAGGTTTTCTCCCGTCAACTCCTAAGACAGCTATCAGTTTATCTACAGGTCTTGAAGATTCCGAAGAATTTGTAAGACTTGCAGCAGCAAAAGCGATTGATAAAAATCTTTCAAAAATCCTAATATCAGGACTTAAAAATTTAATTGAACCACGGGATGAACAAGCTAAAAATATAGTTGCCACAATTATAGATGCTCAAGCAGACAAAATTTTTTCAAGTCTTGCTGGCTGGGAAGTTTTTGTAGCTGTTGCATTAAATTATTTAATAACCAATGCACATCCGAGCATTAGCGAACGATACATGAAAATACTTGAAGATAAAGGTATTTTTGGTAAAAAAATTAAATACGTCAAAGAAGAAAAGCCTGTTCAGCCAGAAAAGAAGCTTACAATTTATGCGGTTGATGATTCAAAGCTTATGCTTAATCTTTATATGAAAAAACTTCATAAACTTGGTCATAATCCTTTTACTTTTTTGCACGCAGAGCAAGCTATTGAAGCTATTTATGAATCTAAGCCGGATATCCTTATTACTGACTTAAATATGCCTGATATTAATGGTGTTCAACTTGTTCAGGAGATTAGAACGGCTTTTAATCCTTCTGATCTTCCGATAATTATGATTACTACCCAAAGTGACTTCGGTACAAACCCTTTAGAAGGCAAACCGTATTTTAGCTTGGAAGAAATTCAGAAAGCTGGTATTAACTTATTGCTTCATAAACCATTTAAGGATAGCGAATTGGCTGAAGCGATTGATAAATGTTTAAAGAAATGAATTTGATTCCAATCCCAAAGTAGGTGAATAACATGATAATTAGTACTAAAAAAAAAATAGCAAAGCTTCAAAAACAGCTATCAAAAGCAGAAAATTATCAAGCTTGGTGCAAAATAGCTAAAGAGATTGACAGCTTTACCAATGCGGAAGCATGGAAATCTAATGACGAATCTTCTTATTATGATTTTAATCTGATTCGCAAGCATATCAACCAAATAAAAGAATACAGAAATA
The Desulfobacterales bacterium genome window above contains:
- a CDS encoding response regulator; its protein translation is MVTINSDNFMAELVFCIKQSDVVKTKALIQYFAHTDIKTQRRALYELSKAPDKFAYPVLAYLLETKSSYDEIDDKIYSLLFQISYNNREQLISYIKSKDNRRKKVFIKIAGELELVDAVPELIEVLRTEKDADIILVAISALNVIGVKESIAPIAEYLYSNHHDLRQASISALSNIGGDLAVKYLSDAIKGDDEKDALLIYAIAGINTDSAIKILSHLVGHTSVSVRNLAIDNLIKIGAKSIPIIIENLKSKNVDLIISSLNILGRIGDKAAITPIQMLIHEQPENANIRFTAYEALGFLPSTPKTAISLSTGLEDSEEFVRLAAAKAIDKNLSKILISGLKNLIEPRDEQAKNIVATIIDAQADKIFSSLAGWEVFVAVALNYLITNAHPSISERYMKILEDKGIFGKKIKYVKEEKPVQPEKKLTIYAVDDSKLMLNLYMKKLHKLGHNPFTFLHAEQAIEAIYESKPDILITDLNMPDINGVQLVQEIRTAFNPSDLPIIMITTQSDFGTNPLEGKPYFSLEEIQKAGINLLLHKPFKDSELAEAIDKCLKK